Part of the Novosphingobium sp. ZN18A2 genome, GCCTTGCCCGGCGACATGACCGGGAAGGTCGCCACCCGGTTCACCCGCACCGGCAAGGGCGGCACGATGGCGACGGCCGAACGGCGCGTGACGACGGTGATCGACGGCGAAAGCGAAGTTGCGACAGAGCGCTGGACCCTGTCCCCGGCTGACGGCAAAACATAGCGCGGTATTATTTTACCTCTCCCGAATCCCGCAGGGATGCTTGACTTGCGCGCGGATTTCCACGAAAGGGCCGCCTTCCCGCCCGATCGGAGCAGTCCGTTACGGCGGCCAAGCCAAGGGATTTGAACAGCCATGAAGGCTCTCAGCAAGCAGACCCGGTCGATCAAGCCGGCCGAGGTCGAGAAAAACTGGCATCTGATCGATGCCGAAGGCCTGGTGGTCGGCCGTCTCGCCGTCATCATCGCCAACCACCTGCGCGGCAAGCACAAGCCGAGCTACACCCCGCACGTCGATTGCGGCGATCACGTTGTCGTGATCAACGCCGACAAGGTGAAGCTGACCGGCAACAAGCTGAAGCAGAAGACATATTACAAGCACACCGGCTATGCCGGCGGCATCAAGGAAGTGACCGCCGACAAGGTGCTGGACGGCCGCTTCCCCGAACGCGTGCTGGAAAAGGCCGTGGAACGCATGATCCCGCGCGGACCGCTGGGCCGTGCGCAGATGCGCGCCCTGCACCTCTATGCCGGCACCGAGCATCCGCATGGCGGCACCCAGCCGCAGCCGCTCGACGTCGCTTCGCTCAACCGCAAGAACAAGGTGGGTGCGTAATGTCCGACACCGATACCTCCGTTTCGAGCCTGTCGGACCTCAAGGATCTGACCGGCAACGCCCCCGCTCCCGCCGCCGAAGCCCCCGAGGGCGAAGCGCCGGCCACTCCGGTGGCGCCGTCCGCACCGTTGCGCGATCAGGAAATTGACGCACAGGGCCGCGCTTACGCGACCGGTCGCCGCAAGGACGCCGTTGCCCGCGTTTGGATCAAGCCCGGTTCGGGCAAGATCATCGTCAATGGCCGCGATCAGGAAGTCTATTTCGCACGCCCGACGCTGCGCCTGGTGATCAACCAGCCATTCCAGATCGCAGAGCGCGATGGCCAGTACGACGTTGTCGCCACGGTCAAGGGCGGCGGTCTTTCGGGCCAGGCCGGTGCGGTCAAGCACGGCATCTCGCAGGCGCTCGCCAAGTTCGAGCCCGCGCTGCGCGGCACCGTGAAAGCAGCCGGCTTCCTCACCCGCGACAGCCGCGTGGTGGAACGCAAGAAGTACGGCCGCGCCAAGGCCCGCCGCAGCTTCCAGTTCTCGAAGCGCTAAGCGCTTCGGGCAACGAACCGATCAAAAGAGGGCGGTCCGCTTGGTTGCGGGCCGCCCTTTTTCGTGACGACCGGAAACGAGGCGCAACCCTGGCAGCGCGCCCCGTTCAGCCGCGCGGCTTCGTTGCGGCAAGGATCTGCCGAGACACAAGCCATGTGACCGGGATCGACAAAACGAATCCCGCCGCTGCCGCCAGCGTGACCGGCTTCCACGTATCCATGCCGATGACGAGAACCGCGATCACGAAAACGCCCATGAGCGATGTCGCAACCACCGCGAACAGGATTGCAGAAAGACGCGCCATTGTATTTCCCCAGCTATCCCCATTCCAATGATGCGCTGGAATGG contains:
- the rpsI gene encoding 30S ribosomal protein S9, which gives rise to MSDTDTSVSSLSDLKDLTGNAPAPAAEAPEGEAPATPVAPSAPLRDQEIDAQGRAYATGRRKDAVARVWIKPGSGKIIVNGRDQEVYFARPTLRLVINQPFQIAERDGQYDVVATVKGGGLSGQAGAVKHGISQALAKFEPALRGTVKAAGFLTRDSRVVERKKYGRAKARRSFQFSKR
- the rplM gene encoding 50S ribosomal protein L13, whose translation is MKALSKQTRSIKPAEVEKNWHLIDAEGLVVGRLAVIIANHLRGKHKPSYTPHVDCGDHVVVINADKVKLTGNKLKQKTYYKHTGYAGGIKEVTADKVLDGRFPERVLEKAVERMIPRGPLGRAQMRALHLYAGTEHPHGGTQPQPLDVASLNRKNKVGA